One part of the Chloroflexota bacterium genome encodes these proteins:
- a CDS encoding MoxR family ATPase: MLDLIRRLIPEIGGPAHEDGRAEEEATGQKIAPGEVLQLGPEVEIGHDWFEVKGRRFPRLKERVRQALPEDASHFRPAEADDFSQSVPRRHEIFAHLTADMADLLERIAEIDSNPRLGSMMLISGPTGCGKTTLAKTYCFAANLPITELNFSGDSTLTDFFHRTEVITDAAGTQTTQVMLGPAAEAMLYGKKLLINELNMLPADLMSAITSAVDTGRLLLSSTRMGNVEIALHEDFGIIATANPDYIGTSEMGKPLRRRFGVGLGDITMGFLPPEQETESLLAEFGRIRLLEAAGIEADPGIAERLVAVADRLRNHQDFGARMRDRISTRALLHWLATGYLTGLPMAEIGARAVLTIAPGDIFDEVARTAAKMLGGLRAADGPPRRLAGALLSRKGPEPGQAVPVPELDHPLEEEPDAVSESVDGAAIELSDGVRVAVAPREAGAPRLAAFDRRGQPISDRSELATVRSQLRRQLNINLPQPLGNPPERDRILPCLTGTTHGALQLAQSAVLLGWPVLLRGPSGCGKSALARTLAAQWHLPVVEFSFTGETDKSDLTAVRQMRAGRTRWNVQAFMEAVQAGYFVIINEYNLAYPDVHSIINGLFDKAGLVTLPDGSQFRAHPHFRLVATAAPDGPGVKPLNEGVENRFGAVIAMDYPPPEEERAILAAIAAPDADPQVLDSLCQLANTSRRLLAGDLDEQAGEGFGNIPPDLASGVAERTALTTAELVMLARGSRDRAELVAWYRRGVIEGASEEIERVLEPVLANYGLA; encoded by the coding sequence TTGCTTGACCTGATTCGACGACTGATCCCCGAGATCGGCGGTCCGGCCCACGAAGATGGGCGGGCCGAAGAAGAGGCGACCGGCCAGAAGATTGCTCCCGGCGAGGTCTTGCAGCTGGGACCCGAGGTCGAGATCGGTCACGACTGGTTCGAGGTGAAGGGCCGGCGTTTTCCGCGCCTTAAGGAGCGCGTCCGCCAGGCCCTGCCCGAAGACGCCTCCCATTTCCGGCCCGCGGAAGCCGACGACTTCTCCCAGTCGGTTCCCCGGCGTCACGAGATTTTTGCCCACCTGACCGCCGACATGGCCGACTTGCTGGAACGAATTGCCGAGATCGATTCCAATCCGCGGCTGGGTTCAATGATGCTGATTTCCGGGCCCACCGGTTGCGGCAAGACAACCCTCGCCAAGACCTACTGCTTCGCCGCCAACCTGCCGATCACCGAGCTGAATTTCTCGGGCGACTCCACCCTGACCGATTTCTTCCACCGCACCGAGGTCATCACCGACGCGGCCGGGACCCAGACCACCCAGGTAATGCTCGGGCCGGCCGCGGAAGCGATGCTCTACGGCAAAAAACTGCTCATCAACGAACTGAACATGCTTCCGGCCGACCTGATGAGCGCCATAACTTCGGCGGTCGACACCGGACGCCTGCTGCTCTCATCGACCCGGATGGGCAACGTCGAAATCGCGCTGCACGAGGACTTCGGGATCATCGCGACCGCGAACCCCGACTACATCGGTACCTCGGAAATGGGCAAACCGCTGCGGCGACGCTTCGGGGTCGGCCTGGGTGACATCACCATGGGATTCCTTCCGCCCGAGCAGGAAACCGAATCGCTCCTGGCCGAATTCGGGCGCATCAGGCTGCTGGAGGCGGCCGGTATCGAAGCCGATCCCGGTATCGCCGAGCGGCTGGTGGCGGTCGCCGACCGGCTCCGCAATCACCAGGATTTCGGCGCCCGGATGCGCGACCGCATTTCAACCCGGGCCCTTCTCCACTGGCTGGCAACCGGTTACCTCACCGGCCTGCCGATGGCTGAGATCGGCGCCCGCGCGGTCCTGACCATCGCTCCCGGCGACATCTTTGACGAGGTGGCCCGCACCGCCGCCAAGATGTTGGGTGGCCTGCGCGCCGCCGACGGTCCCCCGCGGCGTCTCGCCGGCGCCCTGCTCTCGCGCAAGGGGCCCGAACCGGGGCAGGCCGTGCCCGTGCCCGAACTCGATCACCCGCTCGAAGAGGAACCGGACGCGGTCAGCGAATCGGTCGACGGAGCGGCGATCGAACTCAGTGACGGGGTCAGGGTCGCGGTGGCTCCACGCGAGGCGGGGGCCCCGCGACTTGCCGCCTTCGACCGCCGCGGGCAGCCGATTTCCGACCGCAGCGAGCTGGCCACGGTTCGATCGCAACTGCGCCGCCAGCTCAACATCAATCTGCCCCAACCGCTGGGCAATCCGCCCGAGCGGGACCGGATCCTGCCGTGCCTTACGGGCACCACCCACGGCGCCCTGCAACTGGCCCAGAGCGCGGTCCTGCTGGGCTGGCCGGTGCTGCTGCGCGGCCCCTCGGGGTGTGGCAAATCGGCCCTGGCCCGAACCCTGGCCGCGCAATGGCATTTGCCGGTGGTCGAGTTCTCCTTCACCGGCGAGACCGACAAGAGCGATCTGACCGCGGTGCGCCAGATGCGTGCCGGCCGCACCCGCTGGAACGTGCAGGCGTTCATGGAGGCGGTCCAGGCCGGCTATTTCGTAATCATCAATGAGTACAACCTCGCCTACCCGGACGTGCACTCGATCATCAACGGCCTATTCGACAAGGCCGGACTCGTGACCCTGCCGGACGGATCCCAGTTCCGGGCCCACCCCCACTTCCGCCTGGTGGCGACCGCCGCGCCCGACGGCCCCGGGGTCAAACCCCTCAATGAGGGCGTGGAGAACCGGTTCGGGGCCGTAATCGCGATGGACTACCCCCCTCCGGAAGAAGAGCGGGCCATCCTGGCCGCAATCGCCGCCCCCGACGCCGATCCGCAGGTGCTCGACTCGCTCTGCCAATTGGCCAATACCTCGCGTCGGCTGCTAGCCGGCGACCTGGACGAGCAGGCCGGCGAAGGCTTCGGCAACATTCCGCCCGACCTGGCCTCGGGCGTCGCCGAGCGCACCGCCCTCACCACGGCCGAACTGGTGATGCTGGCCCGCGGCTCCAGGGACCGCGCCGAACTGGTCGCCTGGTATCGGCGGGGAGTCATCGAGGGCGCCAGCGAGGAGATAGAGCGGGTGCTGGAACCGGTCCTGGCCAACTATGGACTCGCCTGA
- the tmk gene encoding dTMP kinase, translated as MNESPVAPDRGILVTFEGIDGAGKTHMSRQLRSRLEDEGVATLLVREPGGTEFGERLRDDWEHENLTSPTSPRVEALLFNAARAHLVEQRIRPALASGRVVICDRFADSTIAYQGADSGLDVEELERLNFFATARLVPDLVVLLDVPAEVGLARKAGMAPQAGELKGMEGRGARYLDRVRNLYLSLAAHAPNRWQVLSGREDPANLMPKIWARVASLLERKMTAPTGRRQNQLL; from the coding sequence ATGAACGAGAGTCCGGTCGCTCCCGACCGCGGCATCCTGGTTACCTTCGAGGGGATCGACGGGGCCGGTAAGACGCACATGAGCCGGCAGCTGCGCAGCCGGCTGGAGGATGAGGGCGTGGCAACCCTGCTGGTGCGCGAGCCCGGTGGAACCGAATTCGGCGAACGGTTGCGCGACGACTGGGAGCACGAAAACTTGACTTCGCCGACCTCGCCGCGGGTCGAGGCGCTGCTGTTCAACGCCGCCCGCGCCCACCTGGTCGAGCAGCGCATCCGGCCCGCGCTGGCTTCCGGAAGGGTGGTAATCTGCGATCGATTCGCCGATTCGACCATCGCCTACCAGGGAGCCGATTCCGGTCTGGACGTAGAAGAGCTGGAGCGGCTCAATTTCTTCGCCACCGCCCGGCTGGTTCCCGATCTGGTGGTCCTTTTGGACGTTCCCGCCGAAGTTGGCTTGGCGCGCAAGGCGGGCATGGCCCCGCAAGCCGGTGAACTGAAAGGGATGGAGGGCCGCGGTGCCCGCTACCTGGACCGCGTGCGCAACTTATATCTATCGCTGGCGGCCCATGCGCCCAACCGCTGGCAGGTTCTCAGCGGCCGCGAAGACCCCGCAAACCTGATGCCTAAAATCTGGGCGCGGGTAGCATCCCTCTTGGAGCGCAAGATGACCGCTCCCACCGGACGCCGCCAGAACCAACTCTTGTAG
- a CDS encoding AAA family ATPase, whose translation MRYAETDAEELDALLGLLPQSVAEPIRSQGECDALIEVVLDVGRRPLARFPGGDIELGSWLIESDTLEEAAARIGNFDADNRAGVVGTLHRVSAIRNRSGRIVGLTLRRGRAIYGQVAMVRDVIDSRRSVLLVGRPGVGKTTLLREIARELADGMGRRVLVVDTSNEIAGDGDIPHPGIGGARRMQVPAPDRQHQVMIEAVENHMPEVLIIDEIGTIAEARAARTIAERGIQLVATAHGNSLQNLITNPTLNVLVGGIENVILGDREARRRRTRKAVLERRGAPTFDVLIEIARRNQLLVHTNLAHATDAVLAGEPLAAEMRTLQDEGVQIDRRTLRPASSDWAKLAEAPEQVIAEATFEPPPLEPYLHGISSGKIRKAARALGITVRPVRELGHAELLITTRSSYLHRDSTLDRAIDMDMPVFVLEGTSVERVRKGLAKAFAALRLQSGSGDGSVSSYLSSA comes from the coding sequence CTGCGCTACGCCGAGACGGACGCGGAGGAACTTGACGCGCTGCTCGGCCTGCTTCCGCAATCGGTCGCCGAACCGATCCGATCGCAGGGCGAGTGCGACGCACTCATCGAGGTCGTGCTCGACGTTGGCCGCCGGCCGTTGGCCCGGTTCCCGGGCGGCGACATCGAACTGGGAAGCTGGCTGATCGAATCCGACACCCTGGAGGAGGCCGCCGCCAGGATCGGAAATTTCGACGCCGACAACCGGGCCGGAGTCGTGGGCACGCTGCACCGGGTGTCGGCGATCCGCAACCGCAGCGGCCGGATCGTGGGCCTCACGCTGCGACGCGGCCGCGCGATCTACGGGCAGGTGGCCATGGTCCGCGACGTGATCGACTCGCGCCGCTCGGTCCTGCTGGTCGGTCGCCCCGGGGTCGGCAAGACGACGCTGCTACGCGAAATCGCGCGCGAACTAGCCGACGGGATGGGGCGAAGGGTACTGGTGGTGGACACCTCGAACGAAATTGCCGGCGATGGAGACATCCCGCATCCGGGCATCGGCGGCGCGCGCCGGATGCAGGTTCCGGCGCCGGACCGTCAGCACCAAGTGATGATCGAAGCGGTTGAAAACCACATGCCCGAAGTCCTGATCATCGACGAAATCGGGACCATTGCCGAAGCCCGGGCGGCGCGAACGATCGCCGAGCGCGGCATCCAGCTGGTGGCCACCGCGCACGGCAACAGCCTGCAAAACCTGATCACCAACCCAACCCTGAACGTGCTCGTGGGCGGGATCGAGAACGTGATCCTGGGCGACCGCGAAGCCCGGCGCCGCCGAACCCGCAAGGCCGTACTGGAAAGGCGCGGCGCGCCGACCTTTGATGTCCTGATCGAAATCGCGCGTCGCAACCAGCTGTTGGTGCACACCAACCTGGCTCATGCCACCGATGCAGTCTTGGCGGGAGAACCGCTGGCCGCGGAGATGCGGACCCTGCAAGACGAGGGGGTCCAGATAGATCGCCGCACATTGCGCCCGGCCAGCTCCGACTGGGCCAAACTGGCCGAGGCGCCCGAGCAGGTCATCGCCGAAGCCACGTTCGAGCCTCCGCCGCTGGAGCCGTACCTGCACGGAATCTCCTCCGGCAAGATCCGCAAGGCGGCCCGCGCGCTGGGGATCACGGTGCGGCCGGTCCGCGAACTGGGTCACGCCGAATTGCTGATTACCACCCGATCGAGCTACCTCCACCGTGATTCGACGCTGGACCGGGCGATCGATATGGACATGCCGGTCTTCGTTCTGGAGGGCACTTCGGTCGAGCGCGTCCGCAAGGGTCTGGCCAAGGCGTTCGCGGCCCTGCGTCTGCAATCCGGGTCCGGCGACGGATCCGTCAGCTCCTATCTGAGCAGCGCCTGA
- a CDS encoding VWA domain-containing protein, which yields MDSPEHLAAVTGGSTVKSGGILPGELELATRLILGDRELAVLPGPWWAYLPEERLITYPEALTRTWSDERLVGGMCHQVAEAFYTGRRGRNRIEYWLRQQRRHGYPADSMRLLALTVNDLRVNRLYLQRRPGAGPYFSELYRVLPDLEPRSDVGAPPDSSGFLRPPHHLFLDALTTRAVNRRWPGNCETPFTPEMIQDALDQTDRDVERAIESDDVESMLRRLTGKTARTYAGLIGEWQAMSQQTDRPAGEEGGQPNAPAGEQDATAARANAETAEGEIGEEALQLRSGSGSSEAVQRARQRLQQRKIASLRVRGARRLLDRERNSHQSPRWAAELVEAIRRGEADERVDYENFDYLAAVNRLEKGIKATVEGDGRHPGLAQIMDRRRQGESEAHRRPRKRRSGETGNIDLQRPERVLTDPLNAFLKGLRVPRQDRQRDFASSILLDISGSMVQKGYPTRKFDRLADSAILFIEIHERLRIPFEVIAFSSQVTPLWTFEECVWPRQLSGRAAPYEPRDHAEIFKRLYDLDHKDTDDAGALAVALERSREQKGLKSVFVVTDGISSDPALLRRALIDMHRRNQAALPDQRYKVLAFGVGVVKSEFQLAYQPTHDGKPLASCAGAVVENVAALPEIIRSAVDERIRYL from the coding sequence ATGGACTCGCCTGAGCACCTAGCGGCCGTCACCGGCGGCAGCACCGTCAAAAGCGGCGGGATCCTGCCCGGTGAACTCGAACTGGCCACCCGTTTGATCCTGGGCGATCGCGAACTGGCAGTGCTTCCCGGTCCCTGGTGGGCCTATCTGCCCGAAGAACGCCTGATCACCTATCCCGAAGCCCTGACTCGCACCTGGTCGGATGAGCGCCTCGTCGGCGGTATGTGCCACCAGGTGGCCGAGGCGTTTTACACCGGACGAAGGGGTCGTAACCGCATCGAATACTGGCTGCGCCAGCAGCGCCGGCACGGGTATCCGGCCGATTCGATGCGGCTGCTGGCTCTGACGGTCAACGACCTGCGGGTGAACCGGCTATATCTGCAGCGCCGGCCCGGGGCGGGTCCGTACTTCAGCGAGCTGTATCGAGTCTTGCCCGACCTGGAGCCGCGGTCCGACGTGGGCGCGCCGCCGGACAGCTCCGGATTCTTGCGTCCGCCGCACCACCTGTTCCTCGACGCCCTCACCACCAGGGCGGTCAACCGGCGTTGGCCGGGAAATTGCGAGACGCCGTTCACGCCGGAGATGATCCAGGACGCGCTGGATCAGACCGACCGCGACGTGGAGCGCGCCATCGAATCAGACGACGTCGAATCGATGCTGCGGCGCCTCACCGGCAAGACCGCCCGGACCTACGCCGGATTGATCGGCGAATGGCAGGCGATGTCGCAGCAAACCGATCGGCCGGCCGGCGAGGAGGGCGGACAGCCGAACGCCCCCGCCGGCGAACAGGATGCGACTGCGGCGCGCGCCAATGCCGAAACGGCCGAAGGCGAGATCGGCGAGGAAGCCCTGCAGCTGCGCAGCGGGTCGGGAAGCTCGGAAGCGGTCCAGCGCGCGCGGCAGCGATTGCAGCAGCGCAAGATCGCCTCGCTGCGGGTGCGCGGCGCCCGCCGGCTGTTGGACCGCGAGCGCAATTCCCACCAGAGTCCGCGCTGGGCGGCCGAACTGGTCGAGGCGATTCGGCGCGGCGAAGCTGACGAGCGGGTCGACTACGAGAACTTCGACTACCTGGCCGCGGTCAACCGCCTGGAGAAGGGGATCAAGGCCACGGTCGAGGGAGACGGGCGCCATCCGGGCCTTGCCCAGATCATGGACCGTCGCCGGCAAGGCGAGTCCGAGGCGCACCGCCGCCCGCGAAAACGGCGATCGGGCGAGACCGGCAACATCGACCTGCAACGGCCCGAACGGGTGCTGACCGACCCGCTCAATGCATTCCTCAAAGGATTGCGCGTGCCGCGCCAGGACCGCCAGCGCGACTTTGCCAGCTCGATCCTGCTGGACATCTCGGGGTCGATGGTCCAGAAGGGTTATCCGACCCGCAAGTTCGACCGGCTGGCCGACTCAGCGATCCTGTTCATCGAGATCCACGAGCGGCTGCGGATCCCCTTCGAGGTGATCGCTTTCTCCTCGCAGGTGACTCCGCTGTGGACGTTCGAGGAGTGCGTCTGGCCACGCCAGCTATCGGGTCGCGCCGCACCCTACGAGCCGCGCGACCACGCCGAAATCTTCAAGCGCCTCTATGACCTGGACCACAAGGACACCGACGACGCCGGGGCGCTGGCGGTGGCGCTGGAGCGGAGCCGCGAGCAGAAAGGCTTGAAAAGCGTATTCGTGGTAACCGACGGGATCTCCTCCGACCCGGCGCTGCTGCGCCGGGCCCTGATCGATATGCACCGCCGCAACCAAGCCGCCCTGCCGGACCAGCGCTACAAGGTGCTCGCGTTCGGCGTTGGCGTGGTCAAGTCGGAATTCCAACTGGCCTATCAGCCCACCCACGACGGCAAACCGCTGGCGTCCTGCGCGGGCGCGGTGGTCGAGAACGTGGCCGCGCTGCCGGAAATAATCCGCAGCGCCGTCGACGAGCGCATCCGCTATCTGTAG
- the lexA gene encoding transcriptional repressor LexA, protein MARSLTAKQRRVLDVIRAFQVENGYSPSVRQIGEQLGLSAASVQAHLVALDRKNYIRRTGEAHGITANYDPESDECLQVRAAQIIGAIAAGSPIEAITDHQGYVPLPETVSPDDPRDYYALEVRGDSMVDDHILDGDRVLVRRQNTADDGDVVVAILGDEEATLKRFYRNGRFRYLLKPANSEHDPIDTNRLEIRGVVVGVYRDHLK, encoded by the coding sequence ATGGCAAGGTCGTTGACTGCAAAACAGCGGCGGGTGCTAGACGTAATCAGGGCATTCCAGGTGGAGAACGGCTACAGCCCGAGCGTTCGCCAGATCGGTGAGCAATTGGGGCTTTCGGCCGCGTCGGTGCAGGCACACCTGGTGGCGCTTGATCGCAAGAACTACATCAGGCGCACCGGCGAGGCCCACGGGATTACCGCCAATTACGATCCCGAATCCGACGAGTGCCTGCAGGTCCGGGCGGCCCAGATCATAGGCGCGATCGCTGCCGGTTCGCCGATCGAGGCCATCACCGACCACCAGGGTTACGTGCCGCTGCCGGAGACGGTCTCGCCCGACGATCCGCGCGACTATTACGCGCTTGAAGTTCGCGGCGACTCCATGGTCGACGACCACATCCTGGACGGGGACCGCGTGCTTGTGCGGCGCCAGAACACCGCCGACGACGGCGACGTGGTGGTTGCGATTCTGGGAGACGAGGAAGCCACGCTAAAGCGCTTTTACCGCAACGGGCGCTTTCGGTATTTGCTCAAACCCGCAAATTCCGAACACGACCCGATTGATACGAACCGGCTTGAAATCCGTGGAGTGGTGGTCGGCGTATACCGCGATCACTTGAAGTGA
- the pdxT gene encoding pyridoxal 5'-phosphate synthase glutaminase subunit PdxT has translation MSSSGPDRPLVGVLAIQGDFAEHLGVLERLGARTMAVRLPDQLDDLDGLVIPGGESTTFGKLAVRYGFMGPVRDLVASGRPVWGTCAGLIFLSRDCGRDQPILEVMDVAVRRNAFGSQIDSFERALDIPALGPEAFPGVFIRAPLVTAVGRDVKVLSEIDAGVVAVEQANLLGTCFHPELTRDPRMHRYFLNKMTSQTQFPPKN, from the coding sequence TTGTCATCATCCGGGCCCGACCGGCCGCTGGTTGGCGTGCTGGCCATTCAGGGAGATTTCGCCGAACACCTCGGCGTGCTGGAGCGCCTGGGCGCCCGCACCATGGCCGTCCGCCTCCCCGACCAGCTGGATGACCTCGACGGGCTCGTCATACCCGGCGGCGAGAGCACCACATTCGGCAAACTTGCGGTCCGCTACGGGTTCATGGGACCGGTACGCGATCTGGTCGCCAGCGGCCGGCCGGTCTGGGGGACCTGCGCCGGGTTGATCTTCCTGAGCCGCGATTGCGGTCGCGACCAGCCGATCCTGGAAGTGATGGACGTGGCGGTGCGGCGCAACGCGTTCGGATCCCAGATCGACAGCTTCGAACGCGCTTTGGACATCCCGGCCCTGGGCCCGGAGGCTTTTCCGGGCGTCTTCATCCGGGCCCCGCTGGTCACCGCCGTCGGAAGGGACGTGAAGGTCCTCTCGGAAATAGACGCCGGCGTGGTGGCGGTGGAACAGGCCAACCTATTGGGCACCTGCTTCCACCCCGAATTGACCCGCGACCCGCGAATGCACCGCTACTTCCTCAATAAAATGACCTCGCAGACGCAATTTCCTCCCAAGAACTAA